From Besnoitia besnoiti strain Bb-Ger1 chromosome X, whole genome shotgun sequence, one genomic window encodes:
- a CDS encoding hypothetical protein (encoded by transcript BESB_016910): MSLFSGMMVKKSGAGSSAPPAPAPSSMSLPSSSSFPSHSVCSPASLPYSHSPSTASERSLHVVDRLPHADGPVDALARGGKGFPQHRGVEQRVFEERVSSESRLCGSAEPHRRLSELTSTEEVAAMPAAVSHQVSSPDVSAAHVSGPSSSSSFLQSSAFSFLQPRADTGACRASSTVGSLAAAPPQDSGARSHKSLTDILSYPPPPPSSAMSASPFSFARPSASLHASVSAVSSTGVLDALSFPEAPSHSVADFLVPRVVKKKPRSVNVPGCMGRQQQHSLAAAPGADLDDGEERARRDIGLSRSSSHSSLLAPPSEVSDQAFPAPPARPVDGQCIPCAHDNATRLPASSPLSSRGAGASELERTRDGDSGPAGGVASLADQRLRADARERPAFAPQRSSSVAGSPEHSSLSSRRPSLAVAAASPRLAHVPSAPMPEELKRIASRGSTREGASTVSPKNAYSPSDRQETEETLGERQPSTSPLASFSSSPVSSSSAARAPGSPSSSRRTARGPLALTAADRETRLPSVVSPSSVCLTSGLKSPPDAACAWYYVCRTDCLQQQREQIQRLARSLELQIATLNDLETLEKEQKTLEQQQEGHVANEDFEAAAKIDVELQHLQGAYDRKLGSLLDQGGREQLRAAQGNAEISRKLFDAVAKLHRQLTNIDYQRRDEREQAKQEARDRREREEREIEKESAALRERLRDCEETAQVTAASLTALGDREKEEEKAIETQLEQLEAEQIQTEEQINDLRQRLAALEAEWERRQYEMAELRQQQSKLKETLRREEDDLRATQRSLQERERVLEAEEEKLHRRREALEELARAADEEELEYVAGATALGASLASFAKRLRFLKSLHKFRRAIAERLRVSLSSAALERCQERMQQLGDERRELQAHLHSQEERRFKLRGEQQQHLLMLPLLEQEKALAVSSRHFKEAASFSAEIKQCQEAVDTLAAKLDACAEEIKRSQQQLDALEPELRHLRVMQLKQQREHQAQQKKLIREQLRILEKIRRACPSERDTNYLQALDEEAEVYRHLLARLEQTASLRSQESNNGVVTSAEKKRKSPSASGPWASGGEEEVEAAGGAALHSEQAPAGDEDDARSHSEGEPLFDEDFFSDEDTPVSGGQEKSTAAAAAREGSTRPVPTPLLQSPAAGADENDRRESSDASSPRTPSPSPPANLAERVAGSEEREATREARSASRREAVSGGKSLAASQAGEETRKRPPGEGEEDQQGESRGASADVSCIPPQPAAAAPSEEPTDSVIREETAVGLLRERAQGSHRGAVQQLTETRRGEEEDEIEKEAQSVRGPILPGESAGAERGHAAASAATLQRLLAAERQQNEQLHRQQELLSLLYEQLAQEEELGASEEGDISLTAALREQILSVQSVIDETRRQTELLKRERALCDHPQAEVNAHASLQDATGSEGEAASAALSHGASSDLPWLSREAPAPAGGDQRAASFSVVSSPVQDARDDRHADQTKTVDVDVSREGRLRSEESWGLRSSTASKPQSANGGLFAGLQFKKRGESKPKTEDADGGKHSDTQSGGQDAEGELKGKVSHYAEEKQDAPAIETLNSSDATHQPHHAATGDPARALAERPSRKACVGEGSSRGGSCKEPNCEGSVDDEKVEIALGEEFHKGDGRSTECARPGRGPDSEGDEGAECLHSLKEVGSLDLPEDVSDDMHAHHDKGSE, from the exons ATGTCGCTTTTCTCCGGGATGATGGTGAAGAAATCAGGCGCGGGCAGTTCTGCCCCGCCAGCACCCGCTCCTTCGTCGAtgtcgctgccttcgtcctcATCATTTCCGTCCCACTCTGTTTGCTCTCCGGCGTCGTTGCCCTACTCACACTCTCCATCGACAGCGTCCGAGCGCTCCCTGCACGTTGTGGACAGGCTGCCGCACGCGGACGGTCCCGtcgacgcgctcgcgagaggagggaagGGATTTCCACAGCACCGGGGAGTTGAGCAACGAGTGTTTGAGGAGCGCGTCAGCTCGGAGAGCCGTCTGTGTGGTTCCGCGGAACCACACAGACGGCTCTCCGAGCTGACCTCGACGGAGGAAGTCGCAGCCATGCCGGCCGCTGTCTCCCATCAGGTCTCCTCCCCCGACGTGAGCGCTGCGCACGTCTCAggcccttcttcctcctcgtctttccTGCAGTCTTCAGCGTTTTCTTTTCTACAGCCTCGTGCTGATACCGGGGCAtgccgcgcgagctcgacAGTGGGTTCTCTGGCTGCCGCTCCTCCACAGGACAGTGGCGCGCGTTCCCATAAGTCTTTAACAGACATTCTTTCAtatccgcctcctccgccgtcttccgccATGTCGGCTTCCCCGTTTTCGTTTGCGCGGCCGAGCGCGTCGCTTCATGCTAGTGTGTCTGCCGTTTCTTCCACCGGCGTGCTGGACGCCTTGTCCTTCCCTGAGGCTCCGTCGCACTCTGTTGCCGACTTCCTCGTGCCTCGTGtcgtgaagaagaagccgcgcagcgtcAATGTCCCCGGGTGCATGggccggcagcagcagcactctctcgctgcagcgcctggggCGGATCTGGACGATGGCGAagagcgagcgaggagagataTCGGGTTATCCAGAAGCTCCTCGCActcttcgcttctcgcgccgccttccgaAGTCTCGGATCAAGCGTTTCCTGCCCCGCCTGCAAGGCCCGTCGACGGGCAGTGCATCCCGTGCGCCCACGATAATGCGACGCGCCTCCCCGCGTCTTCCCCTCTGTCGTCTCGCGGtgcgggcgccagcgagctAGAGAGGACACGCGATGGAGATTCAGGGCCAGCAGGTGGAGTAGCAAGCCTCGCTGACCAGAGGCTGAGGGCAGACGCAAGGGAACGTccggccttcgcgccgcaACGGTCTTCCTCCGTCGCTGGCTCGCCTGAGCACTCCAgcctttcttcgcgtcgACCTTCTCTCGCggtggctgcggcgtctccgcgcctcgcgcacgtCCCATCTGCCCCCATGCCGGAGGAGCTGAAACGGATCGCTTCGCGCGGGAGCACTCGAGAGGGAGCCTCCACGGTCTCCCCGAAGAACGCATATTCGCCCTCGGACCGACAAGAgaccgaggagacgctcggcgagcggcagccgtCTACCTCGCCTTTGgcttctttttcctcctctccagtctcttcgtcttctgcggcccgcgcgccggggTCTCCGAGTTCATcgaggcgaacggcgcggggcccgctcgcgctgactgcggcggacagagagacgcgcttgccctctgtcgtctcgccttcgtcggtGTGTCTCACCTCCGGTCTGAAGAGCCCGCCCGACGCAGCGTGCGCGTGGTATTACGTCTGTCGCACGGACTGCTTGCAGCAACAGCGCGAACAGATTCAGCGCCTCGCGAGGTCGCTCGAGCTGCAGATCGCCACGCTGAACGACCTCGAGACTCTGGAAAAGGAGCAGAAAACACTTGAACAGCAGCAAGAAGGACACGTCGCCAACGAGGACTTTGAGGCCGCAGCAAAGATCGACGTCGAACTTCAGCACCTGCAGGGGGCGTACGACCGGAAACTCGGAAGCCTACTCGATcagggaggccgcgagcagcTCCGCGCTGCGCAAGGCAACGCAGAAATTTCGCGGAAGCTCTTCGACGCCGTGGCGAAGCTGCACAGACAGCTCACAAATATCGACTaccagcgcagagacgaaagGGAACAGGCCAAACAAGAAGCGCGCGacaggagagagcgagaagaacgcGAAATTGAAAAG GAGTCTGCAGCACTGCGGGAGAGGCTTCGAGActgcgaggagactgcgcaGGTGACCGCAGCTTCGCTCACCGCCTTGGGGGaccgcgagaaggaggaggagaaggcaaTCGAGACGCAGCTCGAGCAGCTGGAAGCTGAACAAAT ACAAACAGAAGAGCAAATAAACgacctgcggcagcggctcgcggcgctcgaggcggagTGGGAACGCCGCCAATACGAAATGGCTGAACTCCGTCAGCAGCAAAGCAA ACTCAAGGAGACTCTACGGAGGGAGGAAGATGACTTGcgtgcgacgcagagaagcctGCAGGAGCGCGAAAGGGTcttggaggcggaggaagaaaag TTGCATCGCCGACGCGAGGCTCTGGAGGAGCTTGCGAGGGCCGCCGATGAGGAAGAACTCGAGTACGTCGCCGGTGCGACCGCCCTCGGT GCGTCGTTGGCGTCCTtcgcgaagcgcctccgTTTCCTCAAAAGTCTCCACAAGTTCCGGCGCGCCATCGCAGAGCGCTTGCGCGTGTCGCTGTCCAGCGCGGCTCTGGAGCGATGCCA agaacgcatgcagcagtTGGGAGATGAGCGGCGAGAGCTTCAAGCGCATTTGCACAGCCAGGAGGAGCGCCGCTTCAAGCTTCggggcgagcagcagcagcatctTCTCATGCTTCCGCTCCTCGAGCAAGAAAAGGCGCTGGCGGTCTCGTCGAGGCATTTcaaggaggcggcgtcgTTCTCCGCGGAAATCAAG CAATGCCAAGAGGCTGTCGATACACTCGCGGCAAAGTTggacgcgtgcgcagaggaAATCAAACGCAGTCAGCAG CAACTTGACGCGCTTGAACCGGAGCTGCGGCACCTGAGAGTCatgcagctgaagcagcaAAGAGAGCACCAAGCAcagcagaagaagctgaTTCGCGAGCAGCTGAGAATCTTGGAAAAAATTCGACGCGCCTGTCCGTCGGAGCGAGACACG AACTACCTGCAGGCTCtggacgaggaagcggaggtgTACCGACACCTGCTCGCGAGGCTCGAGCAAActgcctcgctgcgttcGCAGGAGAGCAACAATGGCGTGGTCACTTCGgccgagaaaaagaggaaatcTCCCTCCGCCAGCGGGCCTTGGgccagcggcggagaagaggaagtcgaggcagctggaggcgcagcactGCACTCCgagcaggcgcccgccggcgacgaggacgacgcgcgcagccacTCAGAAGGCGAACCCCTGTTCGACGAAGACTTCTTCTCCGACGAAGACACGCCGGTGTCCGGCGGCCAGGAGAAGAGcacggcggctgccgccgcgcgagaaggatCCACCCGTCCTGTCCCTACACCACTGCTGCAGAGtccggctgcgggcgcggacgAAAACGACCGGCGAGAGTCCTCtgacgcctcctcgcctcgaaCGCCGAGCCCGTCTCCTCCCGCCAATCTGGCAGAGCGCGTCGCGGGCTccgaagagcgcgaggcgactagagaggcacgcagcgcctcgcgccgcgaagctgtGTCGGGAGGGAAGTCCCTCGCCGCTTCGCaggccggcgaagagacTAGAAAGCGTCCGCcgggggaaggcgaagaagaccaGCAAGGAGAGTCACGGGGCGCGTCGGCAGACGTGAGCTGCATTCCCCCAcagccagcggcagcggcgccttcaGAGGAACCTACTGATTCGGTTAttcgcgaggagacggcggtTGGGCTGCTCCGAGAACGGGCGCAGGGCAGTCACCGTGGGGCCGTGCAGCAGTTAACAGAGacaagaagaggcgaagaggaagacgaaatagagaaagaggcgcagTCTGTACGGGGTCCCATTCTGCCTGGCGAGAGCGCTGGCGCTGAGCGAGggcacgccgcggcgtcggctgcgaCACTTCAACGTCTCCTCGCAGCGGAACGTCAACAGAACGAGCAGCTGCATCGACAACAAGAACTCCTCTCTCTACTCTACGAGCAGCTGGCGCAGGAAGAGGAACTCGGAGCgtcagaggaaggcgacatTTCGCTcaccgctgcgctgcgtgaACAGATCCTGAGCGTCCAGTCAGTCATCGACGAGACACGCCGCCAAACCGAGCTCTTAAAGCGTGAGCGCGCCCTATGTGACCATCCGCAGGCAGAGGTGAATGCACACGCCTCCTTGCAGGACGCAACGggaagcgagggcgaggcggcgtcggcggcgctctcccaTGGCGCTTCGTCCGATCTCCCTTGGCTATCTCGCGAGGCTCCTGCacctgcgggcggcgaccagcgggcggcgtcgtTCTCCGTCGTTTCGTCGCCTGTCCAGGATGCGAGGGACGACAGGCACGCTGACCAGACGAAAACAGTCGACGTGGATGTTTCACGGGAAGGTCGGCTGCGGTCGGAAGAGAGCTGGGGATTGCGGAGCAGCACCGCCTCGAAGCCTCAGTCCGCGAATGGTGGACTGTTTGCAGGACTGCAGTTCAAGAAGAGGGGCGAAAGCAAACCGAAAACAGAGGACGCGGATGGAGGCAAGCACAGCGACACGCAGAGTGGGGGacaagacgcagagggggaACTGAAGGGGAAGGTGAGCCATTATGCTGAAGAAAAGCAGGATGCACCCGCGATTGAAACCCTCAACTCGAGCGATGCGACCCACCAGCCGCATCACGCAGCCACAGGGGACCCGGCGCGCGCACTGGCGGAGCGCCCCAGTCGAAAGGCCTGTGTCGGCGAGGGgtcctctcgcggcggcagctgcaagGAACCGAACTGTGAAGGCAGCGTCGATGATGAGAAGGTGGAAATCGCTCTCGGCGAAGAATTTCACAAAGGCGACGGTCGCTCAACAGAATGTGCGCGGCCGGGACGGGGACCAGACAGCGAAGGGGATGAAGGTGCGGAGTGTCTACACAGTCTCAAGGAAGTCGGGAGTTTGGATCTGCCGGAGGATGTGTCAGACGATATGCACGCGCACCATGATAAGGGAAGTGAATAG